One region of Rhodocaloribacter litoris genomic DNA includes:
- a CDS encoding XRE family transcriptional regulator: MSIPARIKQARRRRGLSLRAVAERAGISHVAVSKYEKGELTPDSQMLIRLAQALEVKPSYLLRPTIVGEIEPAFRKRVALGKKAQRKIIEEVRDWLERYLTLLSIAEEEPLQFRYPRGFPRTVASGEDVEEAAQALREAWGAGTDPIENLTDLIEQHHILVGTVDAPEEFDALTFRVHTNGEVPVIVTRKDITGDRQRYNLAHELGHLMLRVQDLDEEKACHRFAGAFLAPREALLRDLGHRRHSLSLRELHLLKHRYGISMQALIRRALELDIITNSLYTSLVKQFSRNGWRQLEPGDQVQPEIPLHFELLALRCLGEGLITPERAKELLGHEQRNLQHLEPTQDD, encoded by the coding sequence ATGTCGATCCCAGCCCGTATCAAGCAGGCCCGACGGCGCCGCGGGCTGAGCCTCCGGGCCGTAGCCGAGCGCGCCGGCATCAGCCACGTAGCCGTCAGCAAGTACGAGAAGGGAGAGCTGACTCCCGACTCCCAGATGCTCATCCGGCTGGCCCAAGCTCTGGAGGTCAAGCCTTCGTACCTACTGCGGCCCACCATCGTCGGCGAGATAGAACCTGCCTTTCGCAAGCGAGTCGCCCTGGGCAAGAAGGCGCAGCGCAAGATCATCGAAGAGGTGCGCGACTGGCTCGAGCGTTACCTGACCCTCTTGAGTATCGCCGAAGAAGAGCCGCTGCAGTTTCGCTACCCCAGGGGATTCCCCCGCACCGTAGCTTCGGGGGAGGACGTCGAAGAGGCCGCCCAGGCCCTCCGGGAGGCCTGGGGCGCGGGTACCGACCCCATCGAGAACCTGACCGACCTCATCGAGCAGCATCACATCCTGGTCGGCACCGTAGACGCTCCCGAAGAGTTCGATGCGCTGACCTTCAGGGTACATACCAACGGGGAAGTGCCCGTCATCGTCACCCGCAAAGACATCACCGGTGACCGGCAGCGCTACAACCTGGCCCATGAGCTGGGCCACCTGATGCTACGCGTTCAGGATCTCGATGAAGAGAAGGCCTGTCACCGCTTCGCCGGCGCCTTCCTGGCCCCGAGGGAAGCGCTGCTCCGTGACCTGGGCCACCGGCGCCATAGCCTTTCCTTGCGTGAGCTACACCTGCTCAAACACCGCTATGGAATCAGCATGCAGGCGCTGATCCGGCGGGCCCTCGAGCTGGACATCATTACCAATAGCCTCTACACTAGCCTGGTCAAGCAGTTCAGCCGGAACGGCTGGCGGCAACTCGAGCCCGGGGACCAGGTACAGCCGGAGATTCCTCTGCACTTCGAGCTCCTGGCCCTGCGGTGCCTGGGTGAAGGACTCATAACTCCCGAACGCGCCAAAGAACTCTTGGGCCACGAACAGCGCAACCTCCAGCATCTGGAGCCCACCCAAGACGACTGA
- a CDS encoding PIN domain-containing protein, translated as MQCIADTNILIDLDNGGLLEEALSRVGEWYVPDLILAEINTIEPARLRYLGLQVRHLTASQLIRITELAARHRAPSIRDLAALLLALDEGMLLLTGDNALRKLAQSLGIEVHGVLWVLDQLYDDGFSPRRLEKGLKQILSAGAYLPQEEVIRRFNTWL; from the coding sequence ATGCAATGCATTGCCGACACGAACATACTTATTGATCTAGACAACGGCGGGCTACTCGAAGAAGCACTGAGCAGGGTAGGGGAGTGGTACGTCCCCGACCTCATCCTCGCTGAGATCAACACCATCGAGCCCGCCCGGCTCAGGTATCTCGGTCTGCAGGTACGCCACCTGACAGCATCACAGCTGATCCGCATCACGGAGCTGGCAGCCCGTCACCGCGCTCCCTCGATCCGCGACCTAGCCGCGCTCCTGCTGGCCCTCGACGAAGGGATGCTCCTGCTGACCGGTGACAACGCGCTGCGAAAGCTCGCCCAGAGCCTGGGAATCGAAGTACACGGGGTGCTCTGGGTACTGGACCAGCTCTACGATGACGGCTTCTCGCCCCGACGCCTGGAGAAAGGACTCAAGCAGATCCTCTCGGCCGGCGCCTACCTGCCCCAGGAGGAAGTTATCCGGCGTTTCAATACATGGTTGTAG
- a CDS encoding DUF2726 domain-containing protein, whose product MKTESNLPPDPEAIYRLIYERRWPEVLEVAHRHAPALRDDPLLARAMQTFVTAFFTDREAGTATDELLEKLLLLHRGGFLSLPDAHLDALVVHLVQRHAGNPARALDYARFRPEHPVCAAFLRAHGPPEIETVGHAREDVLEITHTRPFAEADATRSLFRSQQEADFFLAVREVFATYFVYPNVALSSVLDYERLRDRLSGAERRYFFRALIDCVVFDQHAGYRPRYFFELDSPHHDDDARREKDRLKERMLALAGQRLYRIRPRAAPPGRETFVALLKAIPL is encoded by the coding sequence TTGAAAACCGAATCGAACCTGCCGCCTGATCCCGAGGCGATCTACCGCCTCATCTACGAGCGCCGGTGGCCGGAGGTGCTGGAGGTGGCCCACCGGCACGCCCCCGCGCTCCGCGACGACCCGCTGCTGGCCCGGGCGATGCAGACATTCGTGACGGCCTTCTTCACAGACCGGGAGGCCGGAACAGCGACGGACGAACTGCTCGAGAAGCTGTTGTTGCTACACCGGGGCGGCTTTCTCTCCCTCCCGGACGCTCACCTCGACGCCCTGGTGGTACACCTGGTGCAGCGGCATGCCGGCAACCCGGCCCGGGCACTCGACTACGCCCGCTTCCGCCCGGAACATCCCGTCTGTGCGGCCTTCCTCCGCGCACATGGTCCCCCGGAGATCGAGACCGTCGGGCATGCCCGCGAAGACGTCCTGGAAATCACCCACACCCGCCCGTTCGCGGAGGCGGACGCCACCCGCAGCCTGTTCCGGTCACAACAGGAGGCGGACTTCTTCCTGGCCGTGCGAGAGGTGTTCGCCACCTACTTCGTCTATCCGAACGTGGCCCTCAGCAGCGTCCTCGACTACGAGCGCCTCCGGGACCGGCTCTCGGGTGCGGAACGCCGCTACTTCTTCCGGGCGCTGATCGACTGCGTCGTCTTCGACCAGCACGCCGGCTATCGCCCGCGCTATTTCTTCGAACTGGACAGCCCGCACCACGACGACGACGCCCGCCGTGAGAAGGATCGTCTCAAGGAACGCATGCTGGCGCTGGCCGGGCAGCGGCTCTACCGCATCCGGCCGCGTGCCGCCCCTCCCGGGCGGGAAACCTTCGTGGCGCTGCTGAAAGCCATCCCGCTGTGA
- a CDS encoding DUF2752 domain-containing protein yields MRSVLQRIPVEALVWAAGLAALACLDPNARHLFSLCPLRNLGFTFCPGCGLGHAVAHLFRGDLVASWQAHPLGLPAVLVLAGRIVALVRQARHTPNVSHTG; encoded by the coding sequence ATGCGCTCCGTGCTGCAACGGATTCCGGTAGAAGCCCTGGTCTGGGCGGCCGGCCTGGCAGCCCTCGCCTGCCTGGACCCGAACGCCCGGCACCTGTTCAGCCTGTGCCCGCTCAGGAACCTCGGCTTTACGTTCTGCCCCGGCTGCGGCCTCGGGCACGCCGTGGCCCATCTGTTTCGCGGCGACCTGGTCGCCTCGTGGCAGGCACACCCGCTGGGCCTGCCGGCGGTCCTGGTGCTCGCCGGACGCATCGTGGCCCTCGTGCGACAGGCCCGGCACACCCCGAACGTATCGCACACCGGTTGA
- a CDS encoding TM2 domain-containing protein codes for MSKVIRYLPELEGDEQVYVATLLKNMTDEQAEQFAHVYRSRRRDANTALILALLGFVVMAGIHRFYLGQIGMGLLYLFTAGLCFIGTIVDLFNIKKLTFEHNRKQADEVMHLIQGAFPAPPGQLTE; via the coding sequence ATGTCCAAAGTCATCCGCTACCTGCCCGAGCTCGAAGGCGACGAGCAGGTCTACGTGGCCACCCTGCTGAAAAACATGACCGACGAGCAGGCGGAGCAGTTCGCCCACGTCTACCGGAGCCGCCGCCGGGACGCCAACACGGCCCTGATCCTGGCCCTGCTGGGCTTCGTCGTCATGGCCGGCATCCACCGCTTCTACCTGGGCCAGATCGGCATGGGGCTGCTCTACCTGTTCACCGCCGGCCTCTGCTTCATCGGCACCATCGTGGACCTGTTCAACATCAAAAAGCTCACCTTCGAACACAACCGGAAACAGGCCGATGAGGTGATGCATCTCATCCAGGGTGCTTTCCCCGCTCCTCCCGGCCAGCTCACGGAATGA
- a CDS encoding PQQ-dependent sugar dehydrogenase, whose product MPRLILLLTAGLLACSFHGNPRDVDLDKIKLPPGFEISIFAEDVPNARSLRLTPGGTLFVSTRREGKVYAVRDTDGDYVADEVYTLAEGLNMPNGIAFRDGALYVAEVNRILRYDDIERRLADPPEPVVVYDDLPSDRHHGWKYIDFGPDGKLYVPVGAPCNICDEGDPYAAILRMNPDGSDVEVFARGVRNTVGFTWDPLTGEMWFTDNGRDNIGGQNQDITDNSPPCELNHAPRAGMHFGYPYVHGRAILDPEFGAGHDPADYTPPARELGPHVAPLGLEFYTGEMFPGEYRNQIFIAEHGSWNRRQKIGYRVTLVRLDENRRPTSYEPFAEGWLEGNDNWGRPVDLELMPDGSMLLSDDQNGVVYRITYTGR is encoded by the coding sequence ATGCCCCGACTGATCCTGCTCCTGACCGCGGGCCTGCTGGCCTGCTCGTTCCACGGCAACCCGCGCGACGTCGACCTCGACAAGATCAAGCTGCCGCCGGGCTTCGAGATCAGCATCTTCGCCGAGGACGTGCCCAACGCCCGGTCGCTCCGCCTGACGCCGGGCGGGACGCTCTTCGTGAGCACCCGGCGCGAAGGAAAGGTCTATGCCGTGCGAGACACCGACGGCGACTACGTGGCCGACGAGGTCTACACCCTCGCCGAGGGGCTCAACATGCCCAACGGCATCGCCTTCCGGGACGGCGCCCTCTACGTGGCCGAGGTCAACCGCATCCTCCGCTACGACGACATCGAACGCCGCCTGGCCGACCCGCCCGAGCCGGTGGTGGTCTACGACGACCTGCCCTCGGACCGCCACCACGGGTGGAAGTACATCGACTTCGGGCCGGACGGCAAGCTCTACGTGCCCGTGGGCGCGCCCTGCAACATCTGTGACGAGGGCGATCCCTACGCGGCCATCCTCCGCATGAACCCGGACGGCTCGGACGTGGAGGTCTTCGCCCGCGGCGTGCGCAACACGGTCGGCTTCACGTGGGACCCCCTCACCGGCGAGATGTGGTTTACCGACAACGGCCGCGACAACATCGGCGGGCAGAACCAGGACATCACGGACAACAGCCCGCCGTGCGAGCTCAACCACGCCCCCCGCGCCGGGATGCACTTCGGCTACCCGTACGTCCACGGCCGCGCCATCCTCGACCCCGAGTTCGGCGCGGGGCACGACCCGGCCGACTACACGCCGCCCGCCCGGGAGCTCGGCCCCCACGTGGCCCCGCTCGGCCTCGAGTTCTACACCGGCGAGATGTTTCCCGGGGAATACCGCAACCAGATCTTCATCGCCGAGCACGGCTCGTGGAACCGCCGCCAGAAGATCGGCTACCGCGTCACGCTCGTCCGCCTCGACGAGAACCGGCGCCCCACGAGCTACGAGCCGTTTGCCGAGGGCTGGCTGGAGGGCAACGACAACTGGGGCCGCCCCGTCGACCTCGAACTCATGCCCGACGGCTCGATGCTCCTCTCCGACGACCAGAACGGCGTCGTCTACCGGATCACGTACACCGGGCGTTGA
- a CDS encoding acetamidase/formamidase family protein, with translation MSTRLFPWLAGFLLAACTVETPPAPSDAPATRTVPEPQYTLTKDQTHNRFSAAIPPVLRVPSGAVIEVHTEEASDGQLTPESTVEDVATLDFDPIHPLTGPVYVEGAEPGDVLAVTLHEIEMGDYGWSAIVPGFGFLADEFTESYLKLFTLEDGATVARFNDDITIPLKPFPGVMGVAPATDEMLSTIPPRANGGNMDDPNLTEGVTVYFPVFVEGALFSIGDTHAAQGHGEVCGTAIEAPMRIVYEVNVLKGGRPIPEPQYESDDFYAVTAFAETLDEAARKATRYMIDYLVAEHGLTREDAYVLASLAGDLKIAEVVDVPHVLVSMHLPKAVLGR, from the coding sequence ATGTCGACCCGTCTGTTTCCCTGGCTGGCCGGCTTCTTGCTGGCCGCCTGCACCGTCGAAACACCGCCCGCCCCCTCCGACGCCCCGGCTACCCGGACCGTCCCCGAGCCGCAGTACACCCTGACGAAGGACCAGACTCACAACCGGTTCAGCGCTGCCATCCCCCCGGTGCTGCGCGTGCCCTCGGGCGCCGTCATCGAAGTGCACACCGAGGAAGCCTCCGACGGGCAGCTCACGCCCGAATCGACGGTCGAGGACGTGGCGACGCTCGACTTCGACCCGATCCACCCGCTCACGGGGCCGGTCTACGTGGAAGGCGCCGAGCCGGGCGATGTGCTGGCCGTGACGCTCCATGAGATCGAAATGGGCGACTACGGCTGGTCCGCCATCGTGCCCGGCTTCGGCTTCCTCGCCGACGAATTCACCGAGTCGTACCTCAAGCTCTTCACCCTCGAAGACGGCGCCACCGTGGCCCGCTTCAACGACGACATCACCATCCCCCTGAAGCCGTTCCCCGGCGTGATGGGCGTGGCCCCGGCCACCGATGAGATGCTCTCGACGATCCCGCCCCGCGCCAACGGCGGCAACATGGACGACCCGAACCTCACCGAGGGGGTGACGGTCTACTTCCCCGTCTTCGTCGAGGGCGCGCTCTTCTCCATCGGCGACACGCACGCCGCGCAGGGCCACGGCGAGGTCTGCGGCACGGCCATCGAGGCGCCCATGCGGATCGTCTACGAGGTCAACGTCCTCAAAGGCGGGCGGCCGATCCCCGAGCCGCAGTACGAGTCGGACGACTTCTACGCCGTCACCGCCTTTGCCGAGACGCTCGACGAGGCCGCCAGGAAGGCCACCCGGTACATGATCGACTACCTGGTCGCCGAGCACGGCCTCACGCGCGAGGACGCCTACGTGCTGGCCTCGCTGGCGGGCGACCTGAAGATCGCCGAGGTGGTGGACGTGCCCCACGTGCTCGTGTCGATGCACCTGCCGAAGGCCGTCCTCGGACGTTGA
- a CDS encoding ribonucleotide-diphosphate reductase subunit beta, with protein sequence MQTRYTLGNRTFVLDAARAEAALAAKRVINGRETLAFNLLPLRYTWAYDLYRTMKANHWEPEDIPMHRDVAQWRSDTLTDIDRWIVRMAVGYFSAAEGIVGDNILHVVRELVTASELKLVLGRHAHEENIHADSLLYMISSLGINPHECEAMFEDIPTIRNKNAFVTRISHALRRDLDLTRTENKQLLARNLFVFGQCMEGTQFYGLFGMVLSLYRQGKFPGIGQMFRYTLRDESNHIELFRRLLLELVAENPEVWTETFRNELRALMAEAVALEEAFIRDCLPLPSVGLHPDEFVAYIHFIANRRLEGLGLEPLFPAQANPLPWLAELMDIRKEQNFFEGRVTEYRKASALIPADDDEL encoded by the coding sequence ATGCAGACCCGCTACACCCTCGGCAACCGCACCTTCGTGCTCGATGCGGCCCGGGCCGAGGCCGCACTTGCTGCCAAACGCGTCATCAACGGTCGCGAAACCCTGGCCTTCAACCTCCTGCCGTTGCGGTACACCTGGGCCTACGATCTCTACCGCACGATGAAGGCCAACCACTGGGAACCGGAGGACATTCCCATGCACCGGGACGTGGCCCAGTGGCGCAGCGATACCCTCACGGATATCGACCGCTGGATCGTCCGCATGGCCGTCGGCTACTTCTCGGCCGCCGAAGGCATCGTCGGAGACAACATCCTCCATGTGGTCCGCGAGCTCGTAACGGCCAGCGAACTCAAGCTCGTGCTCGGCCGCCATGCGCACGAGGAAAACATCCACGCGGATTCGCTCCTCTACATGATCTCCTCGCTTGGCATCAACCCGCACGAGTGCGAAGCCATGTTCGAGGACATCCCCACCATACGTAACAAGAACGCCTTCGTCACCCGCATCTCGCACGCCCTCCGGCGGGACCTGGACCTGACCCGCACGGAGAACAAACAACTGCTGGCACGCAACCTCTTCGTCTTCGGCCAGTGCATGGAGGGCACCCAGTTCTACGGCCTCTTCGGTATGGTGCTCAGCCTCTACCGGCAGGGCAAGTTCCCGGGTATCGGGCAGATGTTCCGGTACACCCTCCGGGACGAATCCAACCACATCGAGTTGTTTCGCCGGCTCCTGCTCGAACTGGTGGCCGAGAATCCGGAGGTGTGGACGGAAACCTTCCGCAACGAACTGCGGGCGCTGATGGCCGAAGCCGTGGCACTGGAGGAAGCCTTCATCCGTGACTGCCTTCCGTTGCCTTCCGTCGGGCTGCACCCCGACGAGTTCGTCGCCTACATCCATTTCATCGCCAACCGTCGCCTCGAAGGACTCGGGCTGGAGCCGCTTTTTCCCGCGCAGGCGAACCCGCTGCCCTGGCTGGCCGAGCTGATGGACATCCGCAAGGAGCAGAACTTCTTCGAGGGGCGCGTGACCGAATACCGCAAGGCGTCGGCACTCATTCCGGCCGACGACGACGAGTTGTAG
- a CDS encoding ribonucleoside-diphosphate reductase subunit alpha, whose protein sequence is MWTPTTDIVRDLELKRAAQLSPADRPAFDAAALVAGLEPGRLLFLHEEAGHDVRFEPAALAALVAEAWITARLAAGHPADAETGGAFVRRVVREVLAHLDTFPSEARPTFADVVALTERTLLEAGALDVARALVIHRAAAVPAGPAVPGTMPRLIRRNGQVVTWNPAKIERAVRKAFLSCRLDSSPAADIALRVTERAGKLGLTYVPIETVQDLVQEELLLAGHARVAEAYITYRAERAVLRAMQAARTAEVQETLIEVVETDGTSTLWDGEELRARIRLATAGLDLCLGEAEIERHLRRSIAHGISRTDLKTTILLNAKALLERDADFARFAGRILLGYIYEETIGWSLERDGLAGLKACHERAFEGYLRHGVEIERLDPALLDYDLERLATALDPMADLDFDYLGLQTLYDRYLLVDKTTGTPRRIEAPQFFWMRVAMGLFLNEDGDREARVLDLYRLYRERRFCSSTPTLFNSGTRHPQLSSCYLYKVDDSLESIMIRGIAENAFLSKWAGGLGGSWTAVRGTGSHIRGTNGESQGVIPFLKLHNDQLVAVNQGGKRAGSGCAYLEVWHNDIFDFLELRRNTGDERRRTHDLNTACWIPDLFMQRVEARQHWTLFRSSDVPDLHECYGRAFRTRYEHYEQLVDEGKLWGRRIEALELWKEMLRMLFETGHPWMTFKDPCNVRSPQDHAGVVHSSNLCTEITLNTSADETAVCNLGSVVLDRHLLPDGTLDHERLRETIRIAVRALDNVIDLNFYPTEAARRSNLRHRPIGLGVMGLQYALYARGHAFGSPEAVAFSDEMMEAVAYYAYEASSDLAAERGTYPSYQGSKWDRGLLPQDTLDLLEAERGEPINVPRGGRLDWTPLREKIARQGMRNSNVLAIAPTATISNIMGTSPCIEPLYKNLYVKSNLSGDFVVLNPYLVRDLKAHGLWSEEMVDQLKYFDGDLSQVDGIPEELRDRYRTAFQIDPHALIDAAARRQKWIDQSQSLNLFLAEPDMKTLSHMYRHAWHAGLKTTYYLRTLGASHIEKATVERVAAAATDRDDPNACSLDVLLNGGTCEACQ, encoded by the coding sequence ATGTGGACCCCGACAACCGACATTGTCCGTGATCTCGAACTCAAGCGGGCTGCCCAGCTGTCGCCGGCCGACCGTCCGGCCTTCGACGCGGCGGCGCTGGTAGCCGGTCTGGAACCCGGGCGGCTTCTGTTTCTCCACGAAGAAGCGGGCCACGACGTCCGCTTCGAGCCGGCGGCGCTGGCCGCCCTCGTCGCCGAGGCCTGGATCACGGCTCGTCTGGCCGCCGGGCACCCGGCCGACGCCGAGACGGGGGGAGCGTTCGTGCGGCGGGTGGTCCGGGAGGTACTCGCGCACCTGGACACCTTCCCGTCCGAGGCCCGTCCTACTTTCGCCGACGTCGTGGCCCTGACCGAACGTACCCTTCTCGAAGCCGGTGCGCTCGACGTGGCCCGGGCACTCGTGATCCACCGCGCCGCCGCCGTGCCGGCCGGTCCCGCCGTGCCAGGCACGATGCCCCGGCTCATCCGGCGCAACGGGCAGGTGGTCACCTGGAATCCCGCGAAGATCGAACGAGCCGTGCGCAAGGCGTTCCTCTCGTGCCGGCTCGACTCGTCTCCCGCCGCCGACATCGCCCTGCGCGTGACGGAGCGCGCCGGCAAGCTCGGGCTTACCTACGTGCCTATCGAGACCGTGCAGGACCTCGTCCAGGAAGAGCTCCTGCTGGCCGGACACGCGCGCGTCGCGGAGGCCTATATCACCTATCGCGCCGAGCGGGCCGTGCTCCGGGCCATGCAAGCCGCCCGGACCGCGGAGGTACAGGAGACGCTTATCGAGGTGGTCGAGACGGATGGTACCTCGACGCTGTGGGACGGAGAGGAGCTGCGTGCGCGGATCCGGCTGGCCACGGCCGGGCTCGACCTGTGCCTGGGCGAGGCAGAGATTGAACGGCACCTGCGCCGCAGTATTGCCCACGGCATCAGCCGTACCGATCTGAAGACGACGATCTTGCTGAATGCAAAGGCCCTCCTGGAACGCGATGCCGACTTTGCCCGCTTTGCCGGGCGCATCCTGCTCGGTTATATCTATGAAGAAACGATCGGCTGGAGCCTGGAACGTGATGGACTCGCCGGGCTAAAGGCGTGCCACGAACGCGCCTTCGAAGGCTACCTCCGGCACGGCGTCGAGATCGAGCGCCTCGATCCCGCCCTGCTCGACTACGACCTGGAGCGCCTGGCCACCGCCCTGGATCCCATGGCCGATCTCGACTTCGATTATCTGGGCCTTCAGACACTCTACGACCGCTACCTGCTCGTCGACAAGACCACCGGCACGCCTCGCCGGATCGAAGCGCCTCAGTTTTTCTGGATGCGGGTGGCTATGGGACTCTTCCTGAACGAAGACGGAGATCGCGAGGCAAGGGTGCTGGACCTCTACCGGCTCTACCGGGAGCGCCGCTTCTGCTCTTCTACCCCGACCCTGTTCAACAGCGGCACACGACATCCGCAGCTTTCCTCCTGTTACCTCTACAAGGTGGACGATTCCCTGGAGTCGATCATGATCCGGGGCATCGCCGAGAACGCCTTCCTCTCGAAGTGGGCCGGCGGCCTCGGCGGCTCGTGGACGGCCGTGCGCGGTACCGGCAGCCACATCCGTGGCACCAACGGGGAGAGCCAGGGGGTTATCCCCTTCCTCAAGCTGCATAACGACCAGCTTGTGGCCGTCAACCAGGGCGGCAAGCGGGCCGGCTCCGGCTGTGCCTACCTCGAGGTCTGGCACAACGACATCTTTGATTTCCTCGAACTGCGCCGCAACACGGGCGACGAACGCCGCCGCACCCATGACCTGAACACAGCCTGCTGGATCCCGGATCTGTTCATGCAGCGCGTGGAGGCCCGGCAACACTGGACCCTTTTCCGGTCCAGCGATGTGCCTGACCTGCACGAGTGCTACGGCCGGGCCTTTCGCACACGCTACGAGCACTACGAGCAGCTCGTGGATGAAGGCAAGCTCTGGGGCCGCCGCATCGAAGCCCTCGAACTGTGGAAAGAGATGCTGCGGATGCTCTTCGAGACGGGACACCCCTGGATGACGTTCAAAGACCCGTGCAACGTGCGTAGTCCCCAGGATCACGCCGGGGTGGTGCATTCGAGTAACCTGTGCACCGAGATCACGCTGAACACCAGCGCCGACGAGACCGCCGTGTGCAACCTCGGCTCCGTCGTGCTCGACCGCCACCTGCTGCCCGACGGCACACTCGACCATGAGCGGCTCCGCGAGACGATCCGCATCGCCGTCCGGGCCCTCGATAACGTCATCGACCTCAACTTCTACCCGACCGAGGCGGCGCGCCGGTCGAACCTGCGACACCGGCCCATCGGGCTCGGTGTGATGGGCCTTCAGTACGCACTCTATGCCCGGGGTCATGCCTTCGGTTCGCCGGAAGCCGTCGCCTTCTCGGACGAGATGATGGAGGCCGTCGCCTACTATGCCTACGAGGCGTCAAGCGACCTCGCGGCCGAACGGGGGACCTATCCGAGCTATCAGGGCTCCAAGTGGGACCGCGGCCTCCTGCCCCAGGACACGCTCGATCTGCTGGAAGCCGAGCGGGGCGAACCCATCAACGTACCTCGCGGCGGCCGGCTCGACTGGACACCCCTCCGCGAGAAGATCGCGCGCCAGGGGATGCGCAACTCGAACGTGCTGGCCATCGCCCCCACGGCCACCATCTCAAACATCATGGGGACCTCGCCCTGCATCGAACCGCTCTACAAGAACCTCTACGTCAAAAGCAATCTTTCGGGGGATTTTGTCGTGCTCAACCCGTATCTGGTCCGCGACCTGAAAGCCCACGGGTTGTGGTCGGAGGAAATGGTCGACCAGTTGAAATACTTCGATGGAGATCTGAGCCAGGTCGATGGCATCCCCGAAGAGCTCCGAGACCGCTATCGAACAGCCTTCCAGATCGATCCGCACGCCCTCATCGACGCGGCAGCACGTCGACAGAAGTGGATTGACCAGAGCCAGTCGCTCAACCTGTTCCTGGCTGAGCCCGACATGAAAACGCTCAGCCATATGTACCGTCACGCCTGGCACGCCGGGCTCAAAACCACCTACTATCTGCGCACGCTGGGAGCCTCGCATATCGAGAAAGCGACGGTGGAACGGGTGGCCGCTGCCGCCACGGATCGGGACGACCCGAACGCTTGTAGCCTGGATGTGCTGCTGAACGGGGGTACCTGCGAGGCCTGCCAGTAG
- a CDS encoding acyl-CoA thioesterase — MAFTVFPGNTNHYDTLFGGTAMAWMDQAAFICATRWCRRKVVTVHIGEIDFRHAVPEGSIVELVARVVKTGRSSMTIRVEMFVEPMDREDRLLATSGEFVMVALDSLGQPAAVTPLEAPGINAPDSSREAGANQT; from the coding sequence ATGGCGTTTACGGTCTTTCCCGGCAACACCAACCATTACGATACCCTCTTCGGCGGGACGGCGATGGCGTGGATGGATCAGGCCGCGTTCATTTGCGCGACCCGCTGGTGCCGCCGGAAGGTCGTTACGGTGCACATTGGCGAGATCGATTTCCGTCACGCCGTGCCGGAGGGGTCGATCGTCGAACTCGTGGCCCGCGTGGTCAAGACCGGTCGGAGCTCGATGACGATCCGTGTCGAGATGTTCGTCGAGCCGATGGACCGGGAGGACCGGCTGCTGGCAACATCGGGCGAGTTCGTAATGGTCGCGCTCGACAGCCTCGGCCAGCCCGCTGCCGTGACTCCGCTCGAAGCTCCCGGGATTAATGCTCCGGACAGTTCCAGGGAGGCTGGTGCCAATCAAACATAG